The following coding sequences are from one Aethina tumida isolate Nest 87 chromosome 2, icAetTumi1.1, whole genome shotgun sequence window:
- the LOC109594043 gene encoding WASH complex subunit 5 isoform X2, whose amino-acid sequence MNDNNFLAENNACGQTILQLVSRGNAIIAELLRLKDYIPNIYKLETKQDVQKYADIILDYNYFKNAEAQDIKIDSSETLRELDEEFRDNHIEIINRFYLAFESIHTYITDLNHFLEELDDGLFIHQTLDNVFLDMEGKQLLCEALYLYGLMLLTVDAHIEGIIRERLLVSYYRYTPQRRDTQSSIDEVCKLLRDTGFNTNKKPANYPEEYFKRVPINATYIDMVIGRLRSDDIYNQTSVYPVPKHRSTALATQASMLYVCLFFSPNILHSQTAIMREIVDKFFPDNWVISLYMGATLNLAENWEPFKAAKLALNNTLELVNVKEYASSFGAGVSTLLKTTNLLLKEGNITKETLLKDINNIVSTLRDCNVTVRWLMLHTILKPGKQDKIKKLKQLRELIVSESKCEPVQLFKLLLNTAQLELTCKETFKTLLTEKEEHWRELKTSSYKSLQELSQVFSGNVPLSRVQKNENLEKWFLEISNQVNSLDQTDSGSTIKLVQLIQALEEVQEFHQLESNMQIIQFLSETRKDMHQMVRNMNIKEDVLINLQIIGDISYAWELIDAYTPIMQMGIKKEPTLVIKLRAVFLKLASALEIPLLRINQARSEDLISVSQYYSSELEIYVRKVLQIIPHMMFQKLARIIEMQTSVLREIPTRLDKDKIKDYAQLNERFEFAELTHSISVFSQGMRMMKSTLVGVVCLDPKKLLEDGIRKELVQHISKALHTELTFSPRFKPEELEQKVKSLGLIMDGYKKSFEYIQDYINLNGLKIWQEEVTRIINYNVEQECNGFLRNKVHNWQSVYQNKHVPIPYYPKSDAISENFIGRLARELIRITDPRTSVYLMQTSTWYDIKTHKPVFNKEIIGLIASAIEIAGLAGLDRLFSFMIVTNLQKITAILENKNIKHNHFNSVMTTVYNDFKQTDDIQNPTKFYQTQVSKTTKIWTEFLDYSLLIGHLQLLRNLIAFHLNKSCKFNAKNLESSLKTLNKAILLDIKNERFEPTSDLLYTLSSYFDYAGLNNPFKKVYVTSKNNINYSVALFVFVIGNLPKLFLPKNTSNISKRQPDQLDGTAFAVSIHTILKQFHTDINHNFIRLFSNFIMQLTKQNLNGKTTDLPLEVILAINFMNVYTDFSAESRISYRECLPSEILHIQETLVSPS is encoded by the exons atgaacgataataattttttggccGAAAATAATGCATGTGGACAAACTATATTGCAACTTGTTTCACGTGGAAACGCCATAATTGCTGAGCTCTTACGTTTAAAAGATTATATtcctaatatttataa GCTTGAAACCAAACAAGATGTACAGAAATATGCCGATATTATAttggattataattattttaagaatgcTGAAGCTCAAGACATCAAAATTGATAGTTCAgaa actttaagaGAACTTGATGAAGAATTTAGGGACAACcacattgaaataataaacagaTTTTATTTAGCCTTCGAAAGTATTCACACTTATATTACAGATTTAAACCACTTTTTAGAAGAGCTTGATGATGGTTTGTTCATTCACCAGACTCTCGACAATGTGTTTTTGGATATGGAAGGAAAACAGCTTCTG TGTGAGGCATTATATTTGTATGGTCTTATGTTACTAACTGTTGATGCTCACATTGAAGGAATAATTCGGGAACGTTTATTAGTTTCTTATTACCGTTACACTCCTCAAAGACGTGACACGCAAAGTAGTATAGATGAAGTTTGCAAACTTCTCAGAGACACTGGctttaatacaaacaaaaaaccAGCCAATTATCCAGAAGAGtatttcaa ACGTGTTCCTATAAATGCAACCTACATCGATATGGTAATAGGTAGATTACGTTCAGACGACATATACAATCAAACTTCCGTTTATCCCGTACCGAAACACAGAAGCACCGCTTTAGCAACGCAAGCTTCTATGTTGTATGTCTGCTTATTTTTCTCTCCGAACATTTTACATTCCCAAACGGCGATAATGCGTGAAATCGTCGACAAGTTTTTCCCCGACAATTGGGTAATTTCTTTGTACATGGGTGCCACTTTAAACTTGGCCGAAAATTGGGAACCTTTCAAAGCTGCCAAACTCGCCTTAAACAACACTTTGGAATTGGTAAATGTTAAGGAATACGCTAGTAGTTTCGGTGCTGGTGTTTCAACTCTCTTAAAAACCACTAATTTGTTACTAAAAGAAGGCAATATCACCAAAGAAACACTTTTAAAAGACATAAACAATATCGTTAGCACTTTAAGAGACTGTAATGTAACAGTAAGGTGGCTGATGTTGCACACAATCCTTAAGCCTGGCAAACAGgacaaaatcaaaaaacttaaacaacTACGTGAATTGATCGTTAGCGAGTCTAAATGTGAACCGGTCCAACTTTTTAAACTACTATTGAACACCGCCCAATTGGAATTAACGTGCAAGGAAACGTTTAAAACTCTCCTGACTGAAAAAGAGGAACACTGGCGAGAGCTGAAAACGTCGAGCTATAAAAGTTTGCAGGAACTTTCGCAGGTGTTCAGCGGTAACGTGCCTCTGTCGCGTGTCCAAAAGAACGAAAATTTAGAAAAGTGGTTCTTAGAAATTTCCAATCAAGTCAACAGTTTAGACCAAACAGATTCCGGATCGACCATCAAATTAGTGCAGTTGATTCAAGCGTTGGAGGAGGTGCAAGAGTTCCATCAACTTGAATCCAACATGCAAATCATACAGTTCTTGAGTGAGACCAGGAAGGACATGCACCAAATGGTCAGGAACATGAACATCAAAGAGGACGTCCTGATCAACCTGCAAATCATCGGCGATATTAGTTACGCGTGGGAATTAATCGATGCCTACACCCCCATAATGCAAATGGGGATCAAAAAAGAACCAACGTTGGTTATAAAGTTGAGGGCTGTCTTTCTAAAACTGGCTTCGGCTCTGGAAATACCGCTGTTAAGGATCAACCAGGCTCGCAGCGAGGATCTGATTTCGGTGTCGCAGTATTACAGTAGCGAGTTGGAAATATACGTCAGGAAGGTGTTGCAAATTATCCCGCACATGATGTTTCAAAAATTGGCGAGAATTATTGAAATGCAAACCTCAGTTTTAAGGGAAATTCCTACCAGATTGGATAAGGACAAAATCAAGGATTATGCGCAGTTAAACGAAAGATTCGAATTTGCCGAACTTACCCAttcaatttcagtttttagtCAAG GTATGAGGATGATGAAAAGTACGTTGGTGGGAGTGGTTTGCTTGGATCCTAAAAAACTACTGGAAGATGGAATTCGCAAAGAATTGGTGCAACATATTTCGAAAGCTTTACATACTGAATTAACATTCAGTCCAAGGTTCAAACCGGAGGAGTTGGAGCAGAAAGTTAAATCTTTAGGACTTATTATGGATGGTTATAAGAAATCTTTTGAATATATACAA gattatattaatttgaacgGTCTAAAAATATGGCAAGAAGAAGTGACgaggataattaattataacgtaGAACAAGAATGTAACGGGTTTCTAAGGAATAAGGTGCATAATTGGCAAAGTGTTTACCAGAATAAACATGTTCCCATCCCGTATTATCCTAAAAGTGATGCCATAAGCGAAAACTTTATTGGCAGGCTTGCTAGAGAATTGATTAGGATTACTGATCCCAG aACTTCCGTATATTTAATGCAAACTTCAACTTGGTATGACATAAAAACTCATAAACcagtatttaataaagagaTAATTGGATTGATTGCTTCAGCAATTGAAATAGCAGGACTTGCCGGATTAGATAGattgttttcttttatgaTTGTTACTAACTTGCAAAAAATTAcag caatattggaaaacaaaaatataaaacacaatCATTTTAATTCGGTGATGACAACAGTgtataatgattttaaacaaaCGGACGATATCCAAAACCCGACCAAGTTCTATCAAACTCAAGTCAgtaaaactacaaaaatatgGACGGAATTTTTGGATTATTCTTTGTTAATCGGACACCTTcagttattaagaaatttaatcgcgtttcatttaaacaaatccTGCAAATTCAATGCGAAAAATTTGGAATCCTctctaaaaactttaaataa AGCCATACTACTAGACATTAAAAACGAACGTTTCGAACCGACGagtgatttattatatacattgtCCAGTTATTTCGATTACGCTGGATTAAACAATCCCTTCAAGAAGGTTTATGTAACGTCGAAGAACAACATCAATTATTCTGTGGCATTGTTTGTTTTCGTCATAGGAAATCTGCCTAAACTTTTCTTACCAAAGAACAcaa gcAATATAAGTAAGAGACAACCGGATCAGTTGGATGGAACCGCATTTGCTGTATCAATTCACACAATCTTAAAACAGTTTCACACCGATATTAATCACAATTTTATTCGATTGTTTTCGAATTTCATTATGCAATTAACTAAACAAAACCTTAA tggCAAAACAACTGATTTACCGTTGGAAGTAATTTTAGCGATTAACTTTATGAATGTTTACACGGATTTTTCAGCCGAATCTCGTATATCTTACAGGGAATGTTTGCCTTCTGAAATTTTGCATATCCAGGAAACGTTAGTTTCACCATCATAA
- the LOC109594043 gene encoding WASH complex subunit 5 isoform X1, with the protein MNDNNFLAENNACGQTILQLVSRGNAIIAELLRLKDYIPNIYKLETKQDVQKYADIILDYNYFKNAEAQDIKIDSSETLRELDEEFRDNHIEIINRFYLAFESIHTYITDLNHFLEELDDGLFIHQTLDNVFLDMEGKQLLCEALYLYGLMLLTVDAHIEGIIRERLLVSYYRYTPQRRDTQSSIDEVCKLLRDTGFNTNKKPANYPEEYFKRVPINATYIDMVIGRLRSDDIYNQTSVYPVPKHRSTALATQASMLYVCLFFSPNILHSQTAIMREIVDKFFPDNWVISLYMGATLNLAENWEPFKAAKLALNNTLELVNVKEYASSFGAGVSTLLKTTNLLLKEGNITKETLLKDINNIVSTLRDCNVTVRWLMLHTILKPGKQDKIKKLKQLRELIVSESKCEPVQLFKLLLNTAQLELTCKETFKTLLTEKEEHWRELKTSSYKSLQELSQVFSGNVPLSRVQKNENLEKWFLEISNQVNSLDQTDSGSTIKLVQLIQALEEVQEFHQLESNMQIIQFLSETRKDMHQMVRNMNIKEDVLINLQIIGDISYAWELIDAYTPIMQMGIKKEPTLVIKLRAVFLKLASALEIPLLRINQARSEDLISVSQYYSSELEIYVRKVLQIIPHMMFQKLARIIEMQTSVLREIPTRLDKDKIKDYAQLNERFEFAELTHSISVFSQGMRMMKSTLVGVVCLDPKKLLEDGIRKELVQHISKALHTELTFSPRFKPEELEQKVKSLGLIMDGYKKSFEYIQDYINLNGLKIWQEEVTRIINYNVEQECNGFLRNKVHNWQSVYQNKHVPIPYYPKSDAISENFIGRLARELIRITDPRTSVYLMQTSTWYDIKTHKPVFNKEIIGLIASAIEIAGLAGLDRLFSFMIVTNLQKITAILENKNIKHNHFNSVMTTVYNDFKQTDDIQNPTKFYQTQVSKTTKIWTEFLDYSLLIGHLQLLRNLIAFHLNKSCKFNAKNLESSLKTLNKAILLDIKNERFEPTSDLLYTLSSYFDYAGLNNPFKKVYVTSKNNINYSVALFVFVIGNLPKLFLPKNTSNISKRQPDQLDGTAFAVSIHTILKQFHTDINHNFIRLFSNFIMQLTKQNLNFSGKTTDLPLEVILAINFMNVYTDFSAESRISYRECLPSEILHIQETLVSPS; encoded by the exons atgaacgataataattttttggccGAAAATAATGCATGTGGACAAACTATATTGCAACTTGTTTCACGTGGAAACGCCATAATTGCTGAGCTCTTACGTTTAAAAGATTATATtcctaatatttataa GCTTGAAACCAAACAAGATGTACAGAAATATGCCGATATTATAttggattataattattttaagaatgcTGAAGCTCAAGACATCAAAATTGATAGTTCAgaa actttaagaGAACTTGATGAAGAATTTAGGGACAACcacattgaaataataaacagaTTTTATTTAGCCTTCGAAAGTATTCACACTTATATTACAGATTTAAACCACTTTTTAGAAGAGCTTGATGATGGTTTGTTCATTCACCAGACTCTCGACAATGTGTTTTTGGATATGGAAGGAAAACAGCTTCTG TGTGAGGCATTATATTTGTATGGTCTTATGTTACTAACTGTTGATGCTCACATTGAAGGAATAATTCGGGAACGTTTATTAGTTTCTTATTACCGTTACACTCCTCAAAGACGTGACACGCAAAGTAGTATAGATGAAGTTTGCAAACTTCTCAGAGACACTGGctttaatacaaacaaaaaaccAGCCAATTATCCAGAAGAGtatttcaa ACGTGTTCCTATAAATGCAACCTACATCGATATGGTAATAGGTAGATTACGTTCAGACGACATATACAATCAAACTTCCGTTTATCCCGTACCGAAACACAGAAGCACCGCTTTAGCAACGCAAGCTTCTATGTTGTATGTCTGCTTATTTTTCTCTCCGAACATTTTACATTCCCAAACGGCGATAATGCGTGAAATCGTCGACAAGTTTTTCCCCGACAATTGGGTAATTTCTTTGTACATGGGTGCCACTTTAAACTTGGCCGAAAATTGGGAACCTTTCAAAGCTGCCAAACTCGCCTTAAACAACACTTTGGAATTGGTAAATGTTAAGGAATACGCTAGTAGTTTCGGTGCTGGTGTTTCAACTCTCTTAAAAACCACTAATTTGTTACTAAAAGAAGGCAATATCACCAAAGAAACACTTTTAAAAGACATAAACAATATCGTTAGCACTTTAAGAGACTGTAATGTAACAGTAAGGTGGCTGATGTTGCACACAATCCTTAAGCCTGGCAAACAGgacaaaatcaaaaaacttaaacaacTACGTGAATTGATCGTTAGCGAGTCTAAATGTGAACCGGTCCAACTTTTTAAACTACTATTGAACACCGCCCAATTGGAATTAACGTGCAAGGAAACGTTTAAAACTCTCCTGACTGAAAAAGAGGAACACTGGCGAGAGCTGAAAACGTCGAGCTATAAAAGTTTGCAGGAACTTTCGCAGGTGTTCAGCGGTAACGTGCCTCTGTCGCGTGTCCAAAAGAACGAAAATTTAGAAAAGTGGTTCTTAGAAATTTCCAATCAAGTCAACAGTTTAGACCAAACAGATTCCGGATCGACCATCAAATTAGTGCAGTTGATTCAAGCGTTGGAGGAGGTGCAAGAGTTCCATCAACTTGAATCCAACATGCAAATCATACAGTTCTTGAGTGAGACCAGGAAGGACATGCACCAAATGGTCAGGAACATGAACATCAAAGAGGACGTCCTGATCAACCTGCAAATCATCGGCGATATTAGTTACGCGTGGGAATTAATCGATGCCTACACCCCCATAATGCAAATGGGGATCAAAAAAGAACCAACGTTGGTTATAAAGTTGAGGGCTGTCTTTCTAAAACTGGCTTCGGCTCTGGAAATACCGCTGTTAAGGATCAACCAGGCTCGCAGCGAGGATCTGATTTCGGTGTCGCAGTATTACAGTAGCGAGTTGGAAATATACGTCAGGAAGGTGTTGCAAATTATCCCGCACATGATGTTTCAAAAATTGGCGAGAATTATTGAAATGCAAACCTCAGTTTTAAGGGAAATTCCTACCAGATTGGATAAGGACAAAATCAAGGATTATGCGCAGTTAAACGAAAGATTCGAATTTGCCGAACTTACCCAttcaatttcagtttttagtCAAG GTATGAGGATGATGAAAAGTACGTTGGTGGGAGTGGTTTGCTTGGATCCTAAAAAACTACTGGAAGATGGAATTCGCAAAGAATTGGTGCAACATATTTCGAAAGCTTTACATACTGAATTAACATTCAGTCCAAGGTTCAAACCGGAGGAGTTGGAGCAGAAAGTTAAATCTTTAGGACTTATTATGGATGGTTATAAGAAATCTTTTGAATATATACAA gattatattaatttgaacgGTCTAAAAATATGGCAAGAAGAAGTGACgaggataattaattataacgtaGAACAAGAATGTAACGGGTTTCTAAGGAATAAGGTGCATAATTGGCAAAGTGTTTACCAGAATAAACATGTTCCCATCCCGTATTATCCTAAAAGTGATGCCATAAGCGAAAACTTTATTGGCAGGCTTGCTAGAGAATTGATTAGGATTACTGATCCCAG aACTTCCGTATATTTAATGCAAACTTCAACTTGGTATGACATAAAAACTCATAAACcagtatttaataaagagaTAATTGGATTGATTGCTTCAGCAATTGAAATAGCAGGACTTGCCGGATTAGATAGattgttttcttttatgaTTGTTACTAACTTGCAAAAAATTAcag caatattggaaaacaaaaatataaaacacaatCATTTTAATTCGGTGATGACAACAGTgtataatgattttaaacaaaCGGACGATATCCAAAACCCGACCAAGTTCTATCAAACTCAAGTCAgtaaaactacaaaaatatgGACGGAATTTTTGGATTATTCTTTGTTAATCGGACACCTTcagttattaagaaatttaatcgcgtttcatttaaacaaatccTGCAAATTCAATGCGAAAAATTTGGAATCCTctctaaaaactttaaataa AGCCATACTACTAGACATTAAAAACGAACGTTTCGAACCGACGagtgatttattatatacattgtCCAGTTATTTCGATTACGCTGGATTAAACAATCCCTTCAAGAAGGTTTATGTAACGTCGAAGAACAACATCAATTATTCTGTGGCATTGTTTGTTTTCGTCATAGGAAATCTGCCTAAACTTTTCTTACCAAAGAACAcaa gcAATATAAGTAAGAGACAACCGGATCAGTTGGATGGAACCGCATTTGCTGTATCAATTCACACAATCTTAAAACAGTTTCACACCGATATTAATCACAATTTTATTCGATTGTTTTCGAATTTCATTATGCAATTAACTAAACAAAACCTTAA ttttagtggCAAAACAACTGATTTACCGTTGGAAGTAATTTTAGCGATTAACTTTATGAATGTTTACACGGATTTTTCAGCCGAATCTCGTATATCTTACAGGGAATGTTTGCCTTCTGAAATTTTGCATATCCAGGAAACGTTAGTTTCACCATCATAA
- the LOC109594093 gene encoding tRNA dimethylallyltransferase: MATRLPLVVILGATGTGKTKLSLEIAQKFGGEIISADSMQVYKGLDIITAKATKEEQSQAPHHLLDIIEPHECCTILEYRNKALQIIDDIFNRNKIPIVVGGTNYYIESLLWKILIDTPDKTVSNQPGILPNNEHELPSEELHKKLQCLDPAMAKRLHPNNKRKILRSLEVLYQKGKRHSELLEEQRSSEGGSLYGGGLRYDNALILWMICKKDALNKRLDDRVDKMIEEGLLDELTRFHEKYNEKHRNSSESDYTKGIFQSIGFKEFDAFLKLNEEERRSENGQKLFNEGVEYLKLVTRRYARKQNRWTLNRFLGRTDRKVPPLYALDTTDVSNWNINVTVPAFKLVQSFLDNVECDIKPLAKMSSNSKPNAEDVSYNCEVCDRVFVGQFQWQVHLKSNKHKKRLEHRNKEEKKLS, translated from the exons ATGGCTACCAGATTACCTTTGGTGGTCATTTTGGGGGCGACGGGCACCGGGAAGACCAAACTATCCCTCGAAATAGCACAGAAATTTGGTGGAGAAATTATAAGTGCGGATTCCATGCAG GTGTACAAAGGCCTTGATATAATCACTGCAAAAGCAACAAAGGAGGAACAGTCTCAAGCTCCACATCATTTGTTAGATATTATAGAGCCGCACGAATGTTGCACCATTTTAGAATACAGAAATAAAGCTCTTCAAATT ataGACGATATCtttaacagaaataaaattccaaTAGTTGTTGGCGGTACAAATTACTATATAGAGAGTTTGCTGTGGAAAATTCTCATAGACACTCCAGATAAAACTGTGTCAAACCAACCAGGCATTTTGCCTAATAACGAACACGAATTACCAAGTGAGGAGttgcataaaaaattacaatgtttGGATCCAGCCATGGCCAAACGACTACACCCCAACAACAAACGTAAAATTCTaag gtCATTGGAGGTGTTATATCAAAAAGGGAAAAGACACAGCGAGTTGTTGGAGGAGCAACGTTCGTCCGAAGGCGGTTCGTTGTACGGAGGTGGTCTAAGGTACGATAACGCTCTAATACTTTGGATGATATGCAAGAAGGATGCGTTGAACAAACGGCTAGATGATCGCGTCGACAAGATGATCGAAGAGGGTCTGCTGGACGAACTGACTCGGTTCCACGAAAAATATAATGAGAAACACCGTAATAGTAGTGAGAG tgACTACACAAAAGGGATATTCCAGTCAATTGGTTTTAAGGAGTTTGATGCGTTTCTGAAATTAAACGAGGAAGAAAGAAGATCTGAAAATGGGCAGAAGCTATTCAATGAGGGCGTGGAATATTTGAAGTTGGTGACAAGAAGATATGCCAGGAAGCAGAACAGATGGACATTAAATAGGTTTTTGGGCAGAACTGACAGAAAG GTGCCACCGCTTTACGCGTTGGACACGACGGACGTCTCGAACTGGAACATCAACGTGACGGTGCCGGCGTTTAAACTAGTGCAAAGTTTCTTGGATAATGTTGAGTGCGACATAAAACCGTTAGCGAAAATGTCTTCAAACTCGAAACCGAACGCGGAAGACGTCAGTTATAACTGTGAGGTGTGTGACAGAGTGTTTGTGGGCCAGTTTCAGTGGCAAGTGCACCTCAAGTCCAACAAGCACAAGAAAAGACTGGAACACAGAAACAAGGAAGAGAAGAAATTGTCTTGA